One Brassica napus cultivar Da-Ae chromosome C4, Da-Ae, whole genome shotgun sequence genomic region harbors:
- the LOC106447481 gene encoding receptor-like serine/threonine-protein kinase SD1-8, with protein MKGVQNIYNDAYSVSSLLVFFVLILFRPALSISAANRLSSSESLTISSNRTLVSPGGAFELGFFKPSALPRWYLGIRYTKVSEKSYAWVANRDNPLSTSIGALEISGNNLVLLDQFNKTVWSTNLTSGDAPVTAEVLPNGNFVLRHSDNDDPSEFLWQSFDFPTDTLLPEMKLGIDHKKERNWFLTEWRAPDDPASGNFTFNLETQWGLPEFILRMNGWPVARSGPWDGIEFSGIPSMQGSDYMVSNFTDNAYSFRMTNHSIYSILTTRDWMLERVTWTSTSSEWKRSVDFLFTGICDAYSSCGGPNTYCDLNTLPHCNCLRGFVPNNDTEWAERDERIGSSIFGCVRKKQLNCEGDLDFFELNNTKWPDTKTATVDRGIIDVKKCKERCLSDCNCTSFAFGKNGLGCVTWTGDLVDIRTYFEGGHALFVKVSANDPDFSSGKKRDQTGKVIGWSIGGVSVMLILSVILFCFWKRRQKQAKADAAAPIVGNQVQLNEMVLPRRNIFFSGEDEIEDLELPLIEFEAVVAATEHFSHSNKVGKGGFGVVYKGRLSDGQEIAVKRLSEMSAQGTDEFMNEVRLIARLQHVNLVRLLGCSVYAGEKILIYEYLENLSLDSHIFDKTRSCMLNWQMRFDIINGIARGLLYLHQDSRFRIIHRDLKASNVLLDKDMVPKISDFGMARIFGRDETEANTRKVVGTYGYMSPEYAMNGTFSMKSDVFSFGVLLLEIISGKRNKGFCHSDGNLNLLGYVWKQWNENQRLEILDTAVDSSSPTFRPREILRCLQIGLLCVQEHVEDRPMMSSVVLMLGSEAVFIPQPKRPGYCVASGSSLDTRSEDEACTVNKFTMSIIDAR; from the exons atgaaagGTGTACAAAACATTTACAACGATGCTTACAGCGTCTCGTCCTTGCTCGTATTTTTTGTCCTGATTCTGTTTCGTCCGGCACTCTCGATCAGTGCCGCCAATAGATTGTCGTCTTCAGAGTCTCTGACAATCTCAAGCAACAGAACACTTGTATCTCCCGGCGGAGCCTTCGAGCTTGGTTTCTTCAAACCCTCGGCACTTCCGCGTTGGTATCTCGGAATACGGTATACCAAAGTCTCAGAGAAGAGCTACGCATGGGTCGCCAACAGAGACAACCCTCTCTCTACATCCATTGGGGCCCTCGAAATCTCTGGCAACAATCTTGTCCTGCTAGATCAGTTCAATAAAACTGTTTGGTCGACGAATCTTACTAGCGGAGATGCGCCGGTGACGGCAGAGGTTCTTCCCAACGGAAACTTTGTACTGAGACACTCCGACAACGACGACCCTAGTGAATTCTTGTGGCAGAGTTTCGATTTTCCTACAGATACTTTACTTCCGGAGATGAAGCTAGGTATCGACCACAAAAAGGAGCGCAACTGGTTCCTTACAGAATGGAGAGCTCCAGACGATCCGGCGAGCGGGAACTTCACGTTCAACCTCGAAACTCAATGGGGATTGCCTGAATTTATTCTTCGTATGAATGGATGGCCAGTGGCAAGGAGCGGTCCCTGGGATGGAATCGAGTTTAGCGGCATACCGTCGATGCAAGGATCAGATTACATGGTTTCCAATTTTACGGATAACGCTTACAGCTTCCGTATGACCAACCATAGCATCTACTCGATATTGACAACGAGAGACTGGATGCTCGAGCGAGTCACGTGGACCTCGACATCATCGGAATGGAAGCGGTCCGTGGATTTTTTATTCACGGGTATCTGCGATGCTTACTCTAGTTGTGGTGGGCCGAATACTTACTGCGACCTAAACACGTTACCTCACTGTAACTGTCTTAGAGGGTTTGTTCCAAATAACGACACAGAATGGGCAGAGCGGGATGAGAGGATAGGCAGTTCAATATTTGGGTGTGTGAGGAAGAAGCAGCTTAACTGTGAAGGAGATCTTGACTTTTTCGAGCTAAATAATACGAAGTGGCCGGATACTAAGACTGCGACTGTGGATCGGGGAATCATTGATGTGAAGAAATGCAAAGAGAGGTGTCTTAGCGATTGTAACTGTACGTCTTTTGCGTTTGGAAAAAATGGACTGGGTTGCGTGACTTGGACCGGAGACCTCGTTGATATCCGGACTTACTTCGAAGGCGGTCATGCTCTCTTTGTTAAAGTATCTGCTAATGATCCAG ATTTTTCCTCGGGAAAGAAGAGAGACCAAACTGGAAAAGTCATAGGTTGGAGTATTGGTGGAGTCAGCGTTATGCTTATTCTGAGTGTTATCCTCTTCTGCTTTTGGAAGAGGAGACAGAAGCAAGCAAAAGCAGATGCTGCAGCGCCTATTG TGGGAAACCAAGTTCAATTGAACGAGATGGTGTTACCAAGaagaaacatatttttttctggAGAGGACGAAATAGAAGATTTGGAACTTCCATTGATTGAGTTTGAAGCTGTTGTCGCAGCCACCGAACATTTCTCTCATTCAAACAAAGTCGGAAAAGGTGGTTTTGGTGTTGTTTACAAG GGAAGGTTAAGTGACGGGCAAGAAATTGCGGTGAAGAGACTATCGGAAATGTCAGCTCAAGGTACCGATGAGTTCATGAACGAAGTTAGGCTAATAGCAAGGCTTCAGCATGTCAACCTTGTGAGACTTCTTGGCTGTAGCGTTTACGCGGgcgaaaaaatattaatatacgaGTACTTGGAGAATCTAAGCCTCGATTCTCATATCTTTG ATAAAACCAGAAGCTGTATGTTAAATTGGCAAATGAGATTTGATATCATCAATGGTATTGCCCGAGGGCTTCTGTATCTTCACCAAGACTCACGGTTTAGAATCATCCATAGGGATTTGAAAGCAAGCAATGTCTTGCTTGACAAAGATATGGTTCCAAAAATTTCAGACTTCGGAATGGCTAGGATCTTTGGACGGGATGAGACGGAAGCTAACACGAGGAAGGTGGTCGGAACTTA TGGCTACATGTCTCCAGAATATGCGATGAACGGGACATTCTCGATGAAGTCAGATGTGTTCAGTTTTGGGGTCTTGCTTCTTGAAATTATAAGTGGCAAGAGGAATAAAGGCTTCTGCCACTCGGATGGTAATCTTAATCTTCTGGGATAT GTGTGGAAGCAATGGAATGAAAATCAACGTCTAGAGATACTAGACACGGCCGTAGATTCTTCATCACCAACGTTCAGGCCACGTGAAATATTAAGATGCTTACAAATTGGCCTCTTGTGTGTTCAAGAACATGTAGAGGATAGACCAATGATGTCGTCAGTAGTTTTGATGCTCGGAAGTGAAGCAGTATTTATACCTCAACCTAAACGGCCAGGTTACTGCGTAGCCAGCGGAAGTTCTCTTGATACTCGGAGTGAAGATGAAGCTTGCACAGTTAACAAATTCACCATGTCAATCATTGACGCTCGGTGA